The proteins below are encoded in one region of Plutella xylostella chromosome Z, ilPluXylo3.1, whole genome shotgun sequence:
- the LOC105386476 gene encoding TBC1 domain family member 13, which yields MSLHKSRIKAFEDILDHDCIDMEQLQKLAFNGIPDEKGLRSLVWKILLRYIPAERGLREQTLIQKRQLYKQFIDEIIVSPDGGATDHPLNISPDSSWSNYFKDNEVLLQIDKDVRRLCPDISFFQSATEFPCPEIVNSNGVKRLHKRVQQSMLKYSTLERRGLGVAKLSNEIRRSDGMSGDYAPLNEGSEAHWEVVERMLFLYAKLNPGQGYVQGMNEIIGPIYHTFAIDPDKEYRQHAEADCFFCFTNLMAEIRDFFIRTLDEAESGINHKMARLAGCVRRLDPPVAALLDRQELHTQYYSFRWLTLLLSQEFSLPDVERIWDSLFADPVRFDFLIYICCAMILLVRDNLLSNDFANNVKLLQNYPPMDVSLILNKAVEISTL from the exons ATGAGTTTACACAAGTCTAG AATAAAGGCATTTGAAGATATACTGGACCATGACTGTATAGACATGGAACAACTCCAGAAGTTGGCATTCAATG GAATACCGGATGAGAAGGGCCTACGCTCCCTGGTGTGGAAGATTCTGCTCCGCTACATCCCAGCAGAGAGGGGCTTGCGAGAACAGACACTCATTCAGAAGAGGCAGCTTTACAAACAGTTCATTG ACGAAATAATTGTGTCCCCGGACGGTGGTGCCACCGATCATCCGCTCAACATCAGCCCCGACAGCTCCTGGAGCAATTACTTCAAGGACAACGAGGTGCTGCTACAGATTGACAAAGATGTCCGCAGACTCTGTCCAGATATATCCTTCTTCCAATCAGCCACCGAGTTTCCTTGTCCCGAG atcGTAAACAGTAATGGGGTGAAAAGACTACACAAGCGCGTCCAACAATCTATGCTCAAATATTCTACGCTTGAAAGAAGAGGGCTGGGTGTGGCTAag TTAAGCAACGAGATCCGCCGGTCGGACGGTATGTCGGGAGACTACGCGCCCTTGAATGAAGGTTCCGAGGCACACTGGGAG GTGGTGGAACGAATGCTGTTCCTATACGCAAAGCTGAACCCCGGGCAGGGCTATGTCCAGGGCATGAACGAGATCATCGGGCCTATCTACCACACCTTCGCTATAGACCCCGACAAGGAATACCGGC AGCACGCCGAGGCCGACTGCTTCTTCTGCTTCACGAACCTCATGGCGGAGATCCGGGACTTCTTCATCAGGACTCTGGACGAGGCGGAGAGCGGCATCAACCACAAGATGGCGCGGCTGGCGGGCTGCGTGAGGCGCCTCGACCCGCCCGTGGCCGCCCTACTGGACAGGCAGGAGCTGCACACGCAGTATTACAGCTTTAG ATGGCTGACCCTGCTGTTGTCTCAAGAGTTCTCGCTGCCCGACGTGGAGAGAATCTGGGACTCCCTGTTTGCTGACCCGGTGCGGTTCGACTTCCTCATCTACATTTGCTGCGCTATGATATT ATTGGTCCGCGACAACCTGCTAAGCAACGATTTCGCGAATAACGTCAAATTGCTACAAAACTACCCTCCAATGGACGTATCTCTGATCCTCAATAAAGCCGTGGAGATATCGACCCTATAG